A single Chryseobacterium sp. DNA region contains:
- the lysS gene encoding lysine--tRNA ligase, with protein sequence MQLSEQEIIRREKLNKLTEMGINAFPADEYTITDTTESIKQDFSESKQVKIAGRLMSRRIQGKASFAELQDSKGKIQVYFNRDEICPGEDKELYNEVYKHLLDIGDIIGIEGELFTTQVGEKTVLVKNFTLLTKALRPLPQAKTDENGVVHDGFTDPELRYRQRYVDLTVNPQVKEIFVKRTKLFNAMRTFFNEAGYFEVETPILQSIPGGAAAKPFITHHNALDIPLYLRIANELYLKRLIVGGFDGVYEFSKNFRNEGMDRTHNPEFTAMEIYVAYKDYNWMMDFTEKLLEFCAIQVNGTTTATFGEHNVDFKAPYPRVSMTEAILKFTGFDITGKTEQELYDFAKSIGIEVNETMGKGKLIDEIFGEKCEGNFIQPTFITDYPVEMSPLTKKHRSKEGLTERFELMVCGKEIANAYSELNDPIDQRERFEAQMALSERGDDEAMFIDQDFLRALEYGMPPTSGLGIGMDRLIMFLTNNASIQEVLFFPQMRPEKAVPQIELGEDEKVIIEILNSQEEAMALAEVKERSQLSGKKWDKASKTLTKNNLVKVDKIDDQLLMKLV encoded by the coding sequence ATGCAATTATCAGAACAAGAAATCATTAGAAGAGAAAAGCTGAATAAGCTTACTGAAATGGGGATTAATGCGTTCCCGGCGGATGAGTATACCATTACAGATACTACAGAATCTATAAAACAGGACTTTTCTGAAAGTAAACAGGTAAAGATCGCTGGTAGATTAATGTCCCGCAGAATTCAAGGAAAAGCTTCTTTTGCAGAATTGCAGGATTCTAAAGGAAAAATCCAGGTTTACTTCAACAGAGACGAGATCTGTCCGGGGGAAGATAAAGAGTTATACAATGAAGTATATAAGCACCTTTTGGATATCGGAGATATTATCGGTATCGAAGGAGAGCTGTTTACGACCCAGGTAGGAGAGAAAACTGTTTTAGTAAAGAACTTTACCCTTCTTACAAAAGCTTTACGTCCGCTTCCTCAGGCTAAAACTGACGAAAATGGAGTAGTACATGACGGATTTACAGACCCTGAGCTAAGATACAGACAACGTTATGTGGATTTAACGGTAAACCCTCAGGTGAAGGAAATTTTCGTGAAGAGAACCAAATTGTTCAACGCGATGAGAACTTTCTTCAATGAAGCCGGATATTTTGAAGTGGAAACCCCTATTTTGCAGTCTATTCCAGGAGGGGCAGCAGCAAAACCGTTTATCACGCATCACAATGCATTGGATATTCCATTATATTTAAGAATTGCCAACGAATTATATCTGAAAAGACTGATCGTAGGTGGTTTTGACGGAGTATATGAATTCTCTAAAAACTTCAGAAATGAAGGGATGGACAGAACCCATAACCCGGAGTTTACCGCCATGGAGATCTATGTAGCTTATAAAGACTACAACTGGATGATGGATTTCACTGAGAAATTATTGGAATTCTGTGCTATACAGGTGAATGGAACTACAACGGCTACATTTGGAGAGCATAATGTTGATTTCAAAGCGCCTTATCCTAGAGTTTCTATGACGGAAGCCATCCTGAAATTCACAGGTTTTGATATCACCGGAAAAACTGAGCAGGAATTATATGATTTTGCGAAGTCTATCGGAATTGAGGTGAATGAAACTATGGGCAAAGGAAAATTAATTGATGAGATCTTCGGTGAAAAATGTGAAGGAAACTTCATTCAGCCGACTTTCATTACAGATTATCCGGTGGAAATGTCTCCATTGACTAAAAAGCATAGAAGCAAAGAAGGTTTAACGGAGCGTTTTGAACTAATGGTCTGCGGAAAAGAAATCGCAAATGCATATTCTGAGCTTAATGATCCAATCGACCAGAGAGAGCGTTTTGAAGCTCAGATGGCTTTATCAGAAAGAGGTGACGATGAAGCGATGTTCATTGACCAGGATTTCTTAAGAGCGCTTGAGTATGGTATGCCGCCAACATCAGGATTAGGAATTGGTATGGACAGATTGATCATGTTCTTAACGAATAATGCCTCTATCCAGGAAGTATTATTCTTCCCTCAGATGAGACCTGAAAAAGCAGTGCCGCAGATTGAATTAGGAGAAGATGAAAAAGTAATCATTGAAATCCTTAATTCTCAGGAAGAAGCTATGGCTTTAGCTGAAGTAAAAGAAAGAAGCCAGCTATCAGGTAAGAAGTGGGATAAAGCTTCTAAAACTTTGACAAAGAATAATCTTGTGAAAGTGGATAAGATTGATGATCAGCTTTTAATGAAACTGGTATAA
- a CDS encoding ClbS/DfsB family four-helix bundle protein, whose translation MQQYSNKTELIEALQKNYRLYDQEFEGIREEEKDLVKSGIDKTPSQNISYQIGWTHLLLQWESDEKKGIDVKTPAPEYKWNNLRGLYQSFYDQYGFYSLHDQREILQKQVDEIIQWFESLDPETLFVPGQRKWATTAAKWPVWKWIHINTVAPFKNFRAPLRKWKKETGTE comes from the coding sequence ATGCAGCAGTACAGTAATAAAACCGAACTTATTGAAGCCTTACAGAAAAACTACCGGCTTTATGATCAGGAATTTGAGGGTATCAGAGAAGAGGAAAAAGACCTTGTAAAATCCGGGATTGACAAAACTCCTTCACAAAACATCTCTTATCAGATCGGCTGGACTCATTTGCTTTTGCAGTGGGAATCTGATGAAAAGAAAGGAATAGACGTGAAAACGCCTGCTCCGGAATATAAATGGAATAATTTAAGAGGTCTATATCAATCTTTTTATGATCAGTACGGTTTTTACAGCCTGCATGATCAAAGGGAGATCCTTCAAAAACAGGTCGATGAAATCATCCAATGGTTTGAAAGCCTTGACCCCGAAACTTTATTCGTACCCGGGCAGAGAAAATGGGCTACAACAGCAGCCAAATGGCCTGTCTGGAAATGGATACACATCAATACGGTAGCTCCGTTTAAAAACTTCAGAGCACCATTGCGAAAATGGAAAAAAGAAACCGGCACAGAGTAA
- a CDS encoding cytochrome d ubiquinol oxidase subunit II, producing MIYIVIGFLWLSICLYIILGGADFGAGIVELFTNKKARHKTKEIMYESIAPVWEANHMWLIIAIVILFVGFPEIYTTMSTYLHIPLVLMLLGIIARGTAFTFRHYDAVKDNWQVLYTQIFYYASLLTPFFLGLIAAATVSHSINPDATGFLDLYIFSWLNWFGVSVGLFTVALCAYLASIFSLRETRDKADLVLMIRKSKQTMIFVVITGVLVFFTAYISDIPLLMWIFSKPLGIMAIAFATIALLLILRAMNRQKLLPVRALAGFQMVMILVAATYQHNPDIILLGNGQHLSLLTHMAPPKTIAALGWALMLGSLFILPFLFYLMASFSKQRK from the coding sequence ATGATCTACATTGTTATAGGCTTTCTATGGCTGTCCATCTGTCTTTATATTATTCTGGGCGGGGCTGATTTCGGAGCGGGTATCGTGGAACTTTTCACGAATAAAAAAGCCCGTCATAAGACCAAAGAGATCATGTATGAATCTATTGCTCCTGTATGGGAGGCCAATCATATGTGGCTTATCATCGCTATTGTAATTCTTTTTGTAGGATTTCCTGAAATCTATACCACAATGTCTACTTACCTCCACATTCCTTTAGTATTGATGCTTTTGGGTATTATTGCGAGGGGAACAGCTTTTACCTTCAGACATTATGATGCCGTGAAAGATAACTGGCAGGTATTATATACGCAAATATTTTACTATGCAAGCCTGTTAACTCCATTTTTCCTGGGGTTAATAGCAGCAGCAACGGTTTCACATTCCATCAATCCTGATGCCACAGGTTTCCTCGATCTTTATATTTTCAGCTGGCTGAACTGGTTTGGCGTTTCTGTAGGCTTATTTACCGTAGCGCTTTGTGCTTATCTCGCTTCCATCTTTTCATTGAGAGAGACCAGAGATAAAGCCGATCTGGTACTGATGATCAGAAAATCCAAGCAGACTATGATTTTTGTAGTCATTACCGGAGTTCTTGTATTTTTTACAGCTTATATTTCGGATATTCCGCTTCTGATGTGGATATTCTCAAAACCATTGGGGATTATGGCAATTGCTTTTGCTACGATTGCGTTATTACTTATCCTTCGGGCAATGAACAGACAAAAACTGCTACCTGTACGGGCTCTGGCCGGTTTTCAGATGGTCATGATCCTTGTAGCAGCAACCTATCAGCATAATCCTGATATTATTTTACTCGGAAACGGACAGCACCTTTCGTTGCTCACCCATATGGCACCGCCAAAAACCATTGCCGCCTTGGGATGGGCCCTTATGCTGGGTTCATTATTTATCCTTCCGTTTTTGTTTTATCTGATGGCTTCATTCAGTAAACAGAGAAAATAA
- a CDS encoding cytochrome ubiquinol oxidase subunit I produces the protein MDDFIAARAQMALSLGFHIIFSCVGMVMPFLMAFAHWKYLKTNNEIYKGLTKAWSKGVAILFATGAVSGTMLSFELGLLWPGFMKHAGPIFGMPFSLEGTAFFIEAIAIGFFLYGWERFNKWFHWFCGFLVGVSGLASGILVVAANAWMNSPAGFDYINGQYMNIDPIKAMFNDAWFPQALHMTVAAFCATGFAVAGVHALLIIKKRNIEFHTKAFRIAVGFALIGAFGAPLSGDIAAKSVAERQPIKLAAMEAHFETEKGAAFVIGGIPDEEKGEIKYAVKIPKVLSFLVSNDFNAEVKGLKDFPRDEWPPIAVTHYAFQIMIFFGVIMICIGIVYLYAFFFRKEWLSKNWLLKTFLIATPFGYIALEAGWTVTEVGRQPWIIYGVMRTIDAVTPMPGIQYSFYFFTAIFISLSLILIFLLRRQIQMVPKLYDPTDSQFNDKNKKS, from the coding sequence ATGGATGATTTTATTGCTGCCCGTGCGCAGATGGCCTTATCCCTGGGCTTTCATATCATTTTTTCCTGTGTGGGAATGGTGATGCCTTTTTTAATGGCCTTTGCCCATTGGAAATACCTAAAAACCAATAATGAAATATATAAAGGACTCACAAAAGCCTGGAGTAAAGGAGTCGCTATTTTATTTGCTACCGGGGCTGTTTCCGGAACAATGCTGTCTTTTGAGCTGGGGCTTCTCTGGCCTGGATTCATGAAACACGCAGGTCCTATCTTTGGAATGCCGTTTTCTTTAGAGGGAACCGCATTTTTCATTGAAGCTATTGCTATTGGCTTCTTTTTGTATGGCTGGGAACGCTTCAACAAATGGTTTCATTGGTTTTGCGGTTTTTTGGTAGGAGTAAGCGGACTGGCATCAGGAATTCTTGTAGTAGCCGCCAATGCCTGGATGAATTCTCCTGCCGGCTTCGATTATATTAATGGGCAATATATGAATATTGACCCTATCAAAGCGATGTTCAACGATGCGTGGTTTCCCCAGGCGCTCCATATGACTGTGGCTGCATTTTGTGCTACCGGATTTGCTGTTGCCGGTGTTCACGCCTTATTAATTATTAAGAAAAGAAATATTGAATTCCATACCAAAGCTTTCAGAATTGCAGTTGGTTTTGCCCTTATCGGAGCTTTCGGAGCACCATTAAGTGGGGATATTGCCGCAAAATCTGTTGCGGAAAGGCAGCCCATTAAACTGGCAGCCATGGAAGCCCATTTTGAAACAGAGAAAGGAGCCGCTTTTGTTATCGGTGGAATTCCTGATGAAGAAAAAGGTGAAATTAAATATGCTGTTAAAATTCCAAAAGTATTAAGTTTTTTGGTAAGCAATGATTTCAACGCTGAAGTAAAGGGTCTGAAAGATTTCCCAAGAGATGAATGGCCTCCAATAGCTGTTACCCATTATGCATTTCAAATTATGATCTTCTTTGGAGTCATAATGATATGTATCGGGATCGTATACCTGTATGCCTTCTTCTTCAGGAAAGAATGGTTGAGTAAAAACTGGTTGTTAAAGACCTTTTTAATCGCCACTCCTTTCGGATATATTGCTTTAGAGGCGGGATGGACCGTTACTGAGGTAGGACGGCAGCCCTGGATTATCTATGGAGTCATGAGAACAATAGACGCTGTGACACCGATGCCCGGAATACAGTATTCATTTTATTTCTTTACAGCGATCTTCATCTCATTATCACTGATCCTTATTTTCCTTTTAAGAAGGCAGATACAGATGGTTCCCAAACTTTACGACCCTACAGACTCTCAGTTTAACGATAAAAACAAGAAATCATGA
- the gyrB gene encoding DNA topoisomerase (ATP-hydrolyzing) subunit B: MSQKQYTASSIQALEGMEHVRMRPSMYIGDVGTRGLHHLVYEVVDNSIDEALAGYCDTIFVAIKEGNGIEVSDNGRGIPVDFHEKEQKSALEVVMTKIGAGGKFDKDSYKVSGGLHGVGVSCVNALSNEMVTTVYRDGNVYQQIYSKGKAQTQVEEIGHSEKRGTKQFFQPDDTIFTELVYNYDTLATRLRELSYLNKGITITLTDERETLEDGSFKTEIFHSEGGLKEFVAYIDGSRESIMEHVIFMEGERDDIPVEVAMRYNTSFNENLHSYVNNINTHEGGTHLAGFRRALTRTLKKYADELGLPAKEKVEITGDDFREGLTAVISVKVMEPQFEGQTKTKLGNSEVSGAVDKIVGEMLTNFLEENPNEAKVIVQKVVLAAKARQAAKKAREMVQRKSPMGGSGLPGKLSDCSSKDPAESELFLVEGDSAGGTAKQGRDRHFQAILPLRGKILNVEKSMLHKVYDNEEIRNIYTALGVSVGTEEDSKALNMVKLRYHKIVIMTDADIDGSHISTLILTFFFRYMKELIENGYIYIAQPPLYLLKRGNKKVYAYNEKEREEFTLEMSPDGKGVEVQRYKGLGEMNPEQLWETTLNPEHRILKQVTIDNAVEADSVFSMLMGDEVPPRREFIEKNAKYAKIDA; encoded by the coding sequence ATGAGTCAAAAACAATATACAGCTAGTAGTATTCAGGCATTGGAAGGAATGGAGCACGTACGTATGCGTCCTTCAATGTACATTGGTGATGTAGGAACGAGAGGTCTTCACCATTTGGTTTATGAAGTAGTAGATAACTCTATTGACGAAGCGTTGGCAGGATACTGCGACACGATCTTTGTTGCCATTAAAGAAGGAAACGGAATTGAGGTAAGCGATAATGGTAGAGGTATTCCAGTTGATTTCCATGAGAAAGAACAGAAATCTGCTCTTGAGGTTGTAATGACAAAAATCGGAGCCGGAGGTAAGTTCGACAAAGATTCCTATAAGGTTTCAGGAGGTCTTCACGGGGTAGGGGTTTCGTGTGTGAATGCACTTTCCAATGAAATGGTAACTACAGTTTACAGAGATGGGAATGTTTACCAACAGATATATTCTAAAGGAAAAGCCCAGACTCAGGTTGAAGAGATCGGACATAGTGAAAAAAGAGGGACAAAACAGTTTTTCCAGCCGGATGATACCATTTTTACGGAACTGGTTTACAACTATGATACATTAGCAACCCGTTTAAGAGAGCTTTCTTATCTTAATAAAGGAATTACAATTACACTTACTGATGAAAGAGAGACATTAGAAGATGGCTCTTTCAAAACAGAAATTTTCCATTCTGAAGGAGGATTAAAAGAGTTCGTTGCTTATATCGATGGCAGCCGTGAATCTATCATGGAGCACGTTATTTTTATGGAAGGCGAAAGAGATGATATTCCTGTTGAAGTGGCGATGCGTTATAATACGTCATTCAACGAAAATCTTCACTCTTATGTTAATAATATTAATACCCACGAAGGAGGTACTCACCTTGCAGGTTTCAGAAGAGCTTTAACAAGAACTTTAAAGAAATATGCAGACGAATTGGGGCTTCCGGCAAAAGAAAAAGTAGAAATTACTGGTGATGACTTCCGTGAAGGATTAACAGCTGTAATTTCTGTAAAAGTAATGGAACCTCAGTTTGAAGGACAGACTAAAACAAAATTAGGAAACTCTGAAGTTTCTGGTGCTGTTGATAAGATTGTAGGGGAGATGCTTACTAACTTCTTGGAAGAGAACCCTAATGAAGCTAAAGTAATTGTTCAAAAAGTGGTTTTAGCTGCCAAAGCTAGACAAGCTGCGAAAAAGGCTCGTGAAATGGTTCAGAGAAAATCTCCGATGGGAGGTTCCGGTCTTCCTGGAAAATTATCTGACTGTTCATCTAAAGATCCGGCTGAATCTGAGCTTTTCCTTGTAGAGGGAGATTCCGCAGGTGGAACTGCTAAACAGGGAAGAGACAGACATTTCCAGGCTATTCTTCCTTTAAGAGGTAAAATCCTGAATGTAGAGAAATCTATGCTTCATAAAGTATATGATAACGAGGAAATCAGAAACATCTATACCGCTCTTGGAGTATCTGTAGGTACTGAAGAAGATAGCAAAGCTTTGAATATGGTGAAGCTTAGATATCATAAAATTGTGATTATGACCGATGCTGATATCGATGGATCTCACATATCTACCTTGATTCTTACCTTCTTCTTCAGATATATGAAGGAACTTATTGAAAACGGATATATCTATATTGCTCAGCCGCCTTTATATTTATTGAAGAGAGGTAACAAAAAAGTGTATGCTTATAACGAAAAAGAACGTGAAGAGTTTACATTGGAAATGTCTCCGGATGGGAAAGGAGTAGAAGTACAACGTTACAAAGGTCTTGGAGAAATGAACCCTGAGCAGCTTTGGGAAACGACCCTTAATCCTGAACACAGAATTTTAAAGCAGGTAACTATTGATAATGCTGTGGAGGCAGACAGTGTTTTCTCAATGTTGATGGGAGATGAAGTTCCGCCACGAAGAGAATTTATCGAGAAAAATGCAAAATATGCAAAGATTGATGCATAA
- a CDS encoding DUF5684 domain-containing protein, translated as MLTLLQTDPYEGVDAVSGAAAAGLGIGSLFIGLLFYIFYGYCMYKIFQKAGREDAWAAFIPIYNIIVLLDIVKKPIWWIILFCFPFVNLFASWVVNDRLAKGFGKETPLYTILLFFLGFIFIPVLGLGSDTYDSKRIPND; from the coding sequence ATGTTAACTCTTTTACAAACAGACCCTTATGAAGGGGTAGATGCAGTTTCAGGTGCAGCCGCTGCCGGATTAGGGATCGGATCCTTATTCATTGGCTTACTTTTCTATATATTTTATGGATACTGCATGTACAAAATCTTCCAGAAAGCAGGAAGAGAAGATGCATGGGCAGCTTTTATCCCTATTTATAATATCATCGTTCTGCTGGATATTGTTAAAAAACCGATATGGTGGATTATATTATTCTGTTTCCCTTTTGTAAATCTATTTGCAAGCTGGGTAGTGAATGACAGATTGGCCAAAGGGTTTGGAAAGGAAACTCCTTTATATACCATTCTGTTGTTTTTCTTAGGATTTATTTTTATTCCTGTGCTGGGGCTTGGAAGTGATACCTACGACAGCAAAAGAATTCCCAATGATTAA
- a CDS encoding DUF3857 domain-containing protein: MMKIFFLGALSVASSYFAQSYPVSAIPENLKKNANVVVRKDFTTVSINKVDEIKYQFNTVKTVLNKDGNDKAVAYIPYNKGNSISDVKVTIYDGAGKKIKSFSKSDFGDFANNRQGIFYSDNRILVFNYTPTDYPYTVDFSYQISDKNTVFIPDFVPFFSTNTSLEEAEFKIINTSGIELRTKTYPSKFNYTSVIESGSAGEKNIRLQKCSGH, encoded by the coding sequence ATGATGAAAATATTCTTTCTTGGAGCTTTATCCGTAGCTTCATCTTACTTTGCACAGAGCTATCCTGTTTCTGCAATTCCTGAAAATTTAAAAAAAAATGCAAACGTAGTGGTTCGGAAAGACTTTACTACCGTTAGTATTAATAAAGTAGATGAAATAAAATACCAGTTCAATACGGTGAAAACTGTTTTAAATAAGGACGGTAATGATAAAGCCGTAGCCTATATCCCTTATAATAAAGGAAACAGCATTTCAGATGTAAAGGTGACCATCTATGACGGAGCCGGTAAGAAAATAAAAAGTTTTTCCAAATCGGATTTTGGTGATTTTGCCAATAACCGTCAAGGGATCTTTTATTCGGATAACAGGATTTTGGTGTTTAATTATACCCCAACAGACTATCCGTATACGGTGGATTTTTCTTATCAGATTTCTGACAAAAATACCGTTTTCATTCCTGATTTTGTGCCGTTTTTTTCCACCAACACATCTTTAGAAGAAGCGGAATTTAAAATTATCAATACCTCCGGAATCGAACTTAGGACAAAGACCTATCCGTCAAAGTTTAATTATACATCTGTTATTGAAAGCGGAAGCGCAGGGGAAAAAAACATACGCCTACAAAAATGTTCCGGCCATTGA